A genomic stretch from Coregonus clupeaformis isolate EN_2021a chromosome 23, ASM2061545v1, whole genome shotgun sequence includes:
- the LOC121537020 gene encoding vesicle-trafficking protein SEC22a-like — MPLFRCPSRECVLNSKMSMVLFASVLRVGDGLPLSASTDYEQDKGLQETKKHVKALSKKLGQFPDRCALKTGQYNINFTSSLGLGYLMVCTENYPNVLAFCFLDELQREFIITYDNKRVNSAVRPYSFIEFDNFLQKTKQRYNSPRSLSTKINLANMQTELKLRPTYQLSPEDLGSINNFSYRTASKYKGIAPSQQLEPVCLPGVVSCVLSILCGGLNLLRGVHAIESVMQNDDHEDFIYVIAFFLGTAACLYQCYLFAYFSVWRNSKSFLAFALICLSNMYLYELRNVWQILFHVTVGAFTTLQIRLRQPQGKAPDYNV, encoded by the exons ATGCCTCTGTTCAG GTGTCCATCCAGAGAGTGCGTGTTGAACAGTAAGATGTCCATGGTACTGTTTGCCTCGGTGTTGCGGGTTGGGGATGGTCTACCCCTGTCTGCCTCCACAGACTATGAGCAGGACAAAGGCCTACAGGAAACCAAAAAGCATGTCAAAGCTCTGTCCAAGAAACTCGGCCAGTTCCCAGACCGCTGTGCTCTGAAGACTGGACAGTACAATATCAA TTTCACCAGCTCTCTGGGACTGGGATATCTGATGGTGTGTACAGAGAACTACCCCAATGTCCTGGCCTTCTGTTTCCTGGATGAGCTGCAGAGAGAGTTCATCATCACATACGACAACAAACGTGTCAACAGCGCTGTGAGGCCATACTCCTTCATAGAGTTTG ACAACTTCCTCCAGAAGACGAAGCAGCGCTACAATAGCCCCCGCTCTCTGTCCACTAAGATCAACCTGGCTAACATGCAGACAGAGCTCAAGCTGCGACCGACATACCAGCTGTCCCCTGAGGACCTAGGATCCATCAACAACTTCTCATACCGCACGGCCTCCAAGTACAAGGGCATAG cTCCCAGCCAGCAGCTTGAGCCTGTGTGTCTACCTGGCGTTGTCTCCTGTGTGCTAAGCATCCTCTGTGGAGGCCTCAATCTACTCCGAGGGGTTCATGCCATAGAGAGCGTTATGCAG AATGACGACCACGAAGACTTTATTTACGTGATTGCCTTTTTCCTGGGCACAGCAGCCTGTTTGTATCAG tgttaCCTGTTTGCGTACTTCTCTGTGTGGAGGAACAGTAAGTCGTTCCTGGCCTTCGCCCTGATCTGTCTGTCCAACATGTACCTGTATGAACTGAGGAACGTGTGGCAGATCCTCTTCCACGTGACTGTAGGGGCCTTCACGACACTACAGATCAGACTGAGGCAGCCGCAGGGCAAAGCTCCGGACTACAACGTCTGA